The following are encoded together in the Longimicrobiales bacterium genome:
- a CDS encoding pitrilysin family protein has product MMRSTRALWPAFALAACAGNPQPAQPDAVGGADRPAATTAAPVAAAATPAARPSAPVTIPVDYYTLDNGLRVVLSQDNSAPTATVAVYYNIGFRIEPRDRTGFAHLFEHMMFQGSENLGKNEFIQLVQNNGGNLNGSTRFDFTNYFEIVPSNALETMLWAEADRMRGLAITEENLTNQQGVVMNEVKVNVLNQPYGGFPWIDLPMAANENWHNAHNFYGDLEHLQAATLDDVRLFFEQYYAPNNAALVVVGDFEPARTKAWIEQYFGDIPAVELAPQPDIGEPRQTAEKRHTRVDPQANRPALALGYKAPESGTPEYYALGVIEQILSAGRDSWLYQSLVQDQALTGSVSSSMNPLGNMHNIDGPTLYQVWLFHDSDRTADQIVAAIDEQIGRLQAAPVDQETLDRALVKIRSGLYSMLESGFGRADLLASFALFDDDPQKINRLEAEFRKVTPELIQRVAREYLRNTNRTIVTVEPASAS; this is encoded by the coding sequence ATGATGCGCAGCACGCGCGCGTTATGGCCGGCCTTTGCGCTTGCCGCATGTGCGGGCAATCCGCAGCCGGCGCAGCCCGACGCGGTCGGCGGTGCAGATCGACCGGCAGCGACGACTGCGGCCCCGGTCGCCGCAGCGGCGACACCGGCCGCCCGCCCATCCGCGCCGGTCACGATCCCGGTCGACTACTACACGCTGGACAACGGGCTGAGGGTCGTTCTCTCGCAGGACAACAGCGCGCCGACTGCGACCGTGGCCGTCTACTACAACATCGGCTTCCGCATCGAGCCACGGGATCGCACCGGCTTCGCCCACCTGTTCGAGCACATGATGTTCCAGGGATCGGAGAACCTCGGCAAGAACGAGTTCATCCAGCTGGTGCAGAACAATGGCGGCAACCTGAACGGCTCGACGCGGTTCGACTTCACGAACTACTTCGAGATCGTGCCGTCCAATGCGCTGGAAACCATGCTGTGGGCCGAGGCGGACCGGATGCGCGGGCTCGCCATCACGGAGGAGAACCTGACGAACCAGCAGGGCGTGGTCATGAACGAGGTCAAGGTCAACGTGTTGAACCAGCCGTACGGCGGGTTCCCGTGGATCGATCTGCCGATGGCCGCGAACGAGAACTGGCACAACGCGCACAACTTCTACGGCGACCTCGAGCACCTGCAGGCTGCGACACTCGACGACGTCCGACTCTTCTTCGAGCAGTACTACGCGCCCAACAACGCGGCCCTCGTCGTGGTCGGTGACTTCGAGCCGGCACGGACGAAGGCGTGGATCGAGCAGTACTTCGGCGACATCCCCGCGGTCGAGCTCGCACCCCAGCCGGACATCGGCGAGCCGCGCCAGACCGCGGAGAAGCGGCATACGCGCGTGGACCCGCAGGCGAACCGGCCGGCCCTGGCACTCGGCTACAAGGCCCCGGAGTCGGGCACGCCCGAGTACTACGCGCTGGGCGTGATCGAGCAGATCCTCTCGGCCGGCCGCGACAGCTGGCTCTACCAGTCACTGGTGCAGGACCAGGCGCTGACGGGCAGCGTGTCGTCGAGCATGAACCCGCTCGGCAACATGCACAACATCGATGGCCCGACCCTCTACCAGGTCTGGCTCTTCCACGACAGCGACAGGACCGCCGACCAGATCGTCGCAGCGATCGACGAGCAGATCGGCCGGCTGCAGGCCGCCCCCGTCGACCAGGAAACCCTGGACCGCGCACTGGTCAAGATCCGCTCCGGCCTCTACAGCATGCTCGAGAGCGGCTTCGGCCGCGCCGACCTGCTCGCGTCATTCGCGCTCTTCGACGACGATCCGCAGAAGATCAACCGCCTCGAAGCGGAGTTCCGGAAGGTCACGCCGGAACTCATCCAGCGTGTCGCCCGCGAGTACCTGCGCAACACCAATCGGACCATCGTCACTGTCGAACCGGCGAGCGCATCATGA
- a CDS encoding pitrilysin family protein, which yields MLGLALPLPAAAQKEAPPEPGPAKNITLPTPRTFTLDNGLEVKLLEYGTVPKVAVQLVMRVGNVDEAADEVWLTDLMGDMMIEGTASRSGEQIALEAASMGGSLNVGVGLDETTIGGDALAEFAPAMIALVADVARNPAFPATELERLKADMLRSLAITMSRPQSLAQQTFMAALYGDHPYGRVFPTPEIVSAFTLDQVRAFHDEHFDASRARLYVVGQFDDAAVEEAARQAFAGWAAGSEVAPAPATARASSRGRPVIHLVDRPGAVQSSIYIGLPVVDPTHADYVPLQVTNTLLGGAFSSRITRNIREDKGYTYSPFSMVSSRYRTAFWAEIADVTTAVTGASIGEIIKEIERLAAEPPPVEELQGVQNYMAGTFTLSAASRFGMLGQLRMLDLHGLPASYLRNYVQNVYAVTPADVQRIARQYLATDRMVITVVGDRSQILEQVQAFGEVITD from the coding sequence GTGCTCGGGCTCGCACTTCCCCTGCCGGCGGCCGCACAGAAGGAGGCGCCGCCGGAGCCGGGGCCGGCGAAGAACATCACGCTGCCGACGCCGCGCACATTCACGCTGGACAACGGGCTCGAGGTCAAGCTGCTGGAGTACGGGACCGTGCCGAAGGTGGCGGTGCAGCTCGTCATGCGGGTCGGCAACGTGGACGAGGCGGCGGACGAGGTGTGGCTCACCGACCTGATGGGCGACATGATGATCGAGGGGACTGCGTCGCGCAGCGGGGAGCAGATCGCGCTGGAGGCCGCGAGCATGGGCGGCTCGCTCAACGTCGGGGTCGGCCTGGACGAGACGACCATCGGCGGTGACGCACTCGCGGAGTTCGCGCCGGCCATGATCGCGCTGGTTGCGGACGTCGCTCGGAATCCGGCGTTCCCCGCGACCGAGCTGGAGCGGCTCAAGGCCGACATGCTGCGCTCCCTCGCGATCACGATGAGCCGGCCGCAGTCGCTCGCGCAGCAGACATTCATGGCGGCGCTCTACGGTGATCACCCGTACGGCCGGGTCTTTCCGACGCCGGAAATCGTGAGCGCCTTCACACTCGACCAGGTGCGCGCATTCCACGACGAGCATTTCGATGCGTCACGCGCGCGGCTGTACGTCGTCGGGCAGTTCGATGACGCCGCCGTCGAAGAAGCGGCCCGCCAGGCGTTTGCCGGCTGGGCAGCGGGCAGCGAGGTCGCGCCAGCGCCTGCGACTGCACGCGCCAGCTCGCGGGGCAGGCCGGTCATCCACCTGGTGGACCGACCCGGCGCCGTGCAGTCCTCGATCTACATCGGACTGCCGGTCGTGGACCCGACGCACGCCGATTACGTTCCCCTGCAGGTCACCAACACGCTGCTCGGTGGCGCGTTCTCCTCACGCATCACGCGCAATATCCGTGAGGACAAAGGCTATACGTACTCGCCCTTCAGCATGGTGAGCAGCCGGTACCGCACCGCCTTCTGGGCCGAGATCGCCGACGTGACCACCGCGGTGACAGGCGCGTCCATCGGCGAGATCATCAAGGAGATCGAGCGACTCGCCGCAGAGCCGCCACCGGTCGAGGAGCTCCAGGGGGTCCAGAACTACATGGCCGGGACCTTCACGCTCAGTGCAGCGTCGCGCTTCGGCATGCTCGGTCAGCTCCGCATGCTGGACCTGCACGGACTGCCGGCCTCGTACCTCCGCAACTACGTCCAGAACGTGTACGCGGTCACACCCGCTGACGTGCAGCGTATCGCGCGCCAGTACCTTGCCACCGACCGGATGGTGATCACCGTCGTCGGGGATCGGTCGCAGATTCTCGAGCAGGTCCAGGCGTTCGGTGAGGTGATAACGGACTGA